TGGTGGCAAAGGAGGAGAGAAAGCCCTATCTCGTCAGGAACATTCCGGGGCCGGAGCTGGGGTACAGGATCTTGGATTATGAAGCCCAGGATTTCCCAGACACGACGCCCACCTTTGAGGCGCACAAGATAGTCTTCCCCCCCCCTTCTGGAAAGGGAAAATACACATTCCGATTGGAAAACAAGGAGGGGCAGCCACTGGAAAAGAGCACAAGAAACATTATCGCGTTGAAAAAGGAGAGGGCCGACATCCTCTATCTCATCTCAATATTTCCTTTGCTTATCGGGTTCGGAGTTTTTGTGCGGAGAAAAACCACAACTTCCTAAGGCTTCTACTCAAACTGCTTCACATCGTAAAGGATTGAAATTCAAGCAACTCACCGGGCTTGCCGACGTCTCTCGTTTCTTCGACCTACACCTGGTCAAAGGCAGAGTCTCTGGATCCCTTTACGGTATGAAAGTCATGGAGGAGGAACTCAAGAAGCGACTCTTCGACCTCCGCATATCCATTCCAATAAGGCAAAAGGCCGATACTTACCTTGTTTATCCCTCTTCTTGTAACCGGACCAAGACTTCGGACAACCTCGCATCGGCGTTCTCCATTTGTCGTACTGCTTGCATCGCGCCATCATAGAGCGGGTTGCCCCCCAGCTTCTCAGTTTTCTCCAGCCATTTGCTAAACTGCTCCCTATGCTTTTTGTTATGCTCAACCCATGAGGTGAAAATCACTTTGAGTCTTCCCGCTTCATCAGTTGGGAACGATTTGAGAATATCTTCAATCATCGTCCGGATTGTCTGCTCAGGAACCGCACCGAGGATCTCGTCGACCTTCTCGCCGTCACTGAAAAACATCTGCATGGGTATACTCATAATCTGATATTTCGCCGCCGTACGCTGGTTTTCATCCACATTGATCTTGCAAAACTTGAATCTGCCGTCATACTCTTCCGAAAGCCTGTCGTATATCGGTGAGACAATCATACAGGGGCCACACCAAGGGGCCCAGAAATCAACCTCTGTGGGGAGTTCCGAGTTCAGAACCTCCTCCTCAAAGTTTTGGTCTGTTATCTCAATCACCTTGCTCATACTTCCCTCCTCGTTTATCCCTTTCAATAAGCCCCTCGTCTATCGGCTGATAAGTTGCCCTGTGCCAGGGTCGATCCTGCTGCTTCCGGAGTGGCCTATTTAATTACGGCGAGTATGTCGCTTCTGGAAACTATCAGATACTTTTTGCCCTCAAATTCAATCTCGTCACCCGTGAATTTGGCAAAGACTATTCTATCTCCCACCTCTATATTCTCGGCAAGCCCCTCGT
The genomic region above belongs to Deltaproteobacteria bacterium and contains:
- the trxA gene encoding thioredoxin, producing MSKVIEITDQNFEEEVLNSELPTEVDFWAPWCGPCMIVSPIYDRLSEEYDGRFKFCKINVDENQRTAAKYQIMSIPMQMFFSDGEKVDEILGAVPEQTIRTMIEDILKSFPTDEAGRLKVIFTSWVEHNKKHREQFSKWLEKTEKLGGNPLYDGAMQAVRQMENADARLSEVLVRLQEEG